The Xanthomonas indica genome has a segment encoding these proteins:
- the hisS gene encoding histidine--tRNA ligase: MIKPRTPPGIMELLPREQIAFQRMLDVIRRNYERFGFLPVETPVFELSDVLLTKSGGETERQVYFVQSTGALANAAAEGGEGGLPELALRFDLTVPLARYVAEHEHELSFPFRRYQMQRVYRGERAQRGRFREFYQCDIDVIGKDVLSIRYDAEVLAVIHAVFAELGIGDFAVQLNNRKLMRGFFESLGVAEGERQLAVLREVDKLDKRGADYVRETLTGEGFGIPAEQVQRILDFVAVRSSGHADALARLQALEADAASSAILREGVAELREVLALVKALGVPETAYCLNFSIARGLDYYTGTVYETLLTDYPQIGSICSGGRYEDLASHYSKSKLPGVGISIGLTRLFWQLREAGLIDGIASSSVQAMVALMDEAKLDDALDIARRLRAGGINTEVQMEPKKIGKQFQYAARAGIRFVVLAGDDELARGVVAVKDLLREQQFEVARDELASTLQVELEQAKVMA, translated from the coding sequence GTGATCAAGCCCCGTACGCCGCCCGGCATCATGGAATTGCTGCCGCGCGAGCAGATCGCGTTCCAGCGCATGCTGGACGTCATCCGCCGCAATTACGAGCGGTTCGGGTTCCTGCCGGTGGAGACGCCGGTGTTCGAGTTGTCCGACGTGCTGTTGACCAAGTCCGGCGGCGAGACCGAGCGCCAGGTGTATTTCGTGCAGTCCACCGGCGCGCTGGCCAACGCCGCCGCCGAGGGCGGCGAGGGCGGGCTGCCGGAACTGGCGCTGCGCTTCGACCTGACCGTGCCGCTGGCCCGCTACGTGGCCGAGCACGAGCACGAGCTGAGCTTCCCGTTCCGCCGCTACCAGATGCAGCGGGTGTACCGCGGCGAGCGCGCCCAGCGCGGCCGCTTCCGCGAGTTCTACCAGTGCGATATCGACGTGATCGGCAAGGACGTGCTGAGCATCCGCTACGACGCCGAGGTGCTGGCGGTGATCCACGCGGTGTTCGCCGAGCTGGGCATCGGCGATTTCGCCGTGCAGTTGAACAACCGCAAGCTGATGCGCGGCTTCTTCGAAAGCCTGGGCGTGGCCGAGGGCGAGCGCCAGCTCGCCGTGCTGCGCGAGGTCGACAAGCTGGACAAGCGCGGCGCCGATTACGTGCGCGAGACGCTCACCGGCGAGGGCTTCGGCATTCCCGCCGAGCAGGTGCAGCGCATTCTCGACTTCGTCGCGGTGCGCTCCAGCGGTCACGCCGATGCGCTGGCGCGGCTGCAGGCGCTGGAGGCCGATGCGGCGTCCAGCGCGATCCTGCGCGAGGGCGTGGCCGAACTGCGCGAGGTGCTGGCCCTGGTCAAGGCACTGGGCGTGCCGGAAACCGCGTATTGCCTGAATTTCTCCATCGCTCGCGGCCTGGACTACTACACCGGCACCGTCTACGAGACCCTGCTGACCGACTACCCGCAGATCGGCTCGATCTGCTCGGGTGGCCGCTACGAGGACCTGGCCAGCCACTACAGCAAGTCCAAGCTGCCCGGCGTGGGCATCTCCATCGGCCTGACCCGGCTGTTCTGGCAGTTGCGCGAGGCCGGGCTGATCGACGGCATCGCCTCCAGCAGCGTGCAGGCGATGGTGGCGCTGATGGACGAGGCCAAGCTCGACGACGCGCTGGACATCGCGCGGCGGCTGCGCGCCGGCGGCATCAACACCGAAGTGCAGATGGAGCCGAAGAAGATCGGCAAGCAGTTCCAGTACGCGGCCCGTGCCGGCATCCGCTTCGTGGTGCTGGCCGGCGACGACGAACTGGCGCGTGGCGTGGTCGCGGTCAAGGACCTGCTGCGCGAGCAGCAGTTCGAGGTGGCCCGCGACGAGCTGGCCAGCACGCTGCAGGTGGAACTGGAGCAGGCCAAGGTGATGGCCTGA